The following proteins come from a genomic window of bacterium:
- a CDS encoding glucose-1-phosphate thymidylyltransferase, whose product MSKTDVCIFEDRNYLNLLPLVYMRPVYELRCGIDLLMDKIIRKYPEREVILLCRDYLANTVREKHKYKVNPLKYNQGTTLFLNGRLLLNKAVAFDGKEEVVFSDSSILYARLRGDNSAIMTSENIISGEALRTLKLRVPCREAEDNNLLDYSWEFVKANAAQIKIDFKDIAGKGRILGKVFEGVHLINKKDIFIGSGSIVKPGVVLDAEKGPIYIGKGVKVLPNAVIEGPSYIGDNSTVKIGAKIYEGTSIGEVCKAGGEIEESIIHSYSNKQHEGFLGHAYIGQWCNIAADTNDSDLKNNYGNVRVYVNGKFIDTGEMFVGLTMGDHSKTGINSMFNTGTVVGINVNIFGAQLPPKFVPSFTWGASGAFVVYQADKALKVAEKVMARRKMELTRAQKELFRYLYKLTGKERLLTRIEGDLSMGE is encoded by the coding sequence ATGAGCAAGACCGATGTTTGTATATTTGAAGACAGGAATTATCTGAACCTTTTGCCGCTTGTTTATATGAGGCCGGTTTATGAGTTAAGGTGCGGTATTGATTTGTTGATGGATAAAATAATCAGGAAATATCCGGAGCGCGAAGTCATTCTTTTATGCCGCGATTATCTGGCGAATACAGTGAGAGAAAAACATAAATACAAAGTTAACCCCCTAAAATACAATCAGGGCACAACCCTTTTTTTGAACGGCAGGCTGCTGTTAAATAAAGCGGTCGCTTTTGACGGAAAAGAAGAAGTCGTTTTCAGTGATTCTTCGATTTTATATGCAAGGCTCAGAGGGGATAATTCCGCCATAATGACTTCGGAAAATATTATCAGCGGAGAGGCGTTACGGACGTTAAAACTCAGGGTCCCGTGCCGTGAAGCGGAAGATAACAACCTGCTCGATTACAGCTGGGAATTCGTTAAGGCTAATGCGGCGCAGATTAAAATCGATTTTAAGGACATAGCCGGCAAGGGCAGGATACTGGGCAAAGTTTTCGAAGGAGTACACCTGATCAACAAAAAAGATATTTTTATCGGCTCCGGCTCTATTGTTAAGCCCGGGGTTGTCCTGGACGCCGAGAAAGGTCCCATATATATAGGAAAAGGAGTGAAAGTCCTTCCCAATGCCGTTATAGAAGGGCCGTCATATATAGGGGATAACAGCACCGTCAAAATCGGCGCGAAAATTTATGAGGGGACAAGTATCGGTGAAGTATGTAAAGCCGGCGGGGAGATTGAGGAATCAATAATTCACTCTTATTCAAATAAGCAGCATGAAGGATTTCTCGGGCATGCTTATATCGGGCAGTGGTGCAATATCGCGGCTGATACCAATGATAGTGATTTAAAAAATAATTACGGCAATGTGCGGGTTTATGTGAACGGGAAATTTATTGATACAGGGGAAATGTTTGTAGGCCTGACGATGGGCGACCATTCAAAGACCGGGATAAATTCCATGTTTAATACGGGGACTGTGGTGGGTATCAATGTTAATATCTTCGGAGCCCAGTTGCCGCCGAAATTTGTGCCGTCTTTTACCTGGGGAGCGAGCGGAGCTTTTGTGGTTTACCAGGCCGACAAGGCATTGAAAGTGGCGGAAAAGGTTATGGCCCGGAGAAAGATGGAGTTGACAAGAGCGCAGAAAGAGCTGTTCAGGTATCTTTATAAATTGACGGGAAAAGAGAGACTGTTAACAAGAATAGAAGGCGACTTAAGCATGGGTGAATGA